A window of the Alnus glutinosa chromosome 4, dhAlnGlut1.1, whole genome shotgun sequence genome harbors these coding sequences:
- the LOC133866275 gene encoding uncharacterized protein At2g29880-like yields MTTQEQVEDTTKWPPHVEKILIDILVEEVNKGTSDSVGFSKIQWRKITDEFNKRAKVNPRMTHKQIKGKFNRLRMKHRSFSTLLNEPTGFGWDPEKGTVTADEDAWARHLLVNPIATQFKTKGCANYNLLGIIFNKTTATGVLQHASTQDPPNSAEERHLDEALLNGGVHVDLDADEELVDVDTPPSANDNGRNHSGKRSGSTAPPRSERKKRQNVSEQLHATLAAMEESCQSRSYINNKKQERLKNIEEQQMGSSNVAPDPCSIKGCMAIMSELDPPVSSTTYLKAVQTFKEDWWRIVFATMPPEHRVEWLASL; encoded by the exons ATGACTACCCAAGAACAAGTTGAAGATACTACCAAGTGGCCACCCCATGTTGAAAAGATTTTAATTGACATCTTGGTTGAGGAGGTTAACAAGGGAACATCTGACAGTGTGGGATTTTCCAAAATCCAATGGCGTAAGATTACAGATGAATTCAACAAAAGAGCAAAAGTAAATCCACGTATGACGCACAAACAGATAAAGGGAAAGTTTAATAGGCTTCGCATGAAACACCGTAGCTTCTCGACCCTTTTGAATGAACCGACTGGATTCGGTTGGGATCCTGAAAAAGGCACGGTCACTGCTGATGAAGATGCTTGGGCAAGGCATCTCTTG gttAACCCTATTGCGACGCAGTTTAAGACCAAAGGATGTGCAAACTACAATCTATTGGGGATTATATTCAATAAGACCACAGCAACTGGCGTGTTGCAACATGCATCTACACAAGACCCACCCAACTCTGCGGAGGAGAGACATCTAGATGAAGCGCTGCTAAACGGTGGTGTCCACGTGGATTTGGATGCTGATGAAGAGCTTGTTGATGTTGACACCCCACCCTCTGCGAATGACAATGGAAGAAACCACTCTGGAAAGCGTTCTGGAAGTACTGCACCACCAAGATCTGAGAGGAAAAAAAGGCAAAATGTGTCAGAACAGCTTCACGCAACCTTGGCCGCTATGGAGGAGTCGTGCCAGAGTCGGTcctatatcaataataaaaagcaAGAAAGACTTAAGAATATTGAGGAACAACAAATGGGGAGCAGCAACGTTGCACCTGACCCTTGCTCGATAAAAGGTTGCATGGCCATTATGTCAGAATTGGATCCACCTGTCTCGAGCACCACTTATTTGAAGGCAGTGCAGACCTTCAAGGAAGATTGGTGGAGGATTGTGTTTGCTACGATGCCACCTGAGCATCGTGTTGAGTGGTTAGCTTCACTGTAG
- the LOC133867235 gene encoding protein ALP1-like — translation MCCCDFDMKFTFVYAGWEGTANDSRVFLNALGNVKNKFPWAPEGHYYLMDSGYPQAKGFMRPFRGERYHLEEFRATGTPRGYKELFNHRHSSLRNVIERCFGVLKARFKILIVMASYKTSKQPTIVTACCAVHNFIRMAADDDHLFTHWENEDVRTDDYESVGGSSSRHGRNLQNLSDSAGHEMAVLRESIAQLMWQHRND, via the exons ATGTGTTGCTGTGACTTTGACATGAAATTCACCTTTGTGTATGCTGGGTGGGAAGGGACCGCGAATGACTCACGTGTGTTTCTGAATGCGCTTGGTAACGTGAAGAACAAATTCCCTTGGGCACCGGAAG GTCATTACTATTTGATGGACTCGGGCTACCCGCAAGCCAAAGGTTTTATGAGACCATTTCGTGGAGAACGATATCACTTGGAAGAGTTTCGAGCAACAGGCACCCCTAGAGGTTATAAGGAGCTATTCAATCACAGGCACTCATCTCTGCGGAATGTTATAGAGCGATGTTTCGGTGTATTGAAAGCTCGTTTTAAAATATTGATAGTTATGGCATCATATAAAACAAGTAAGCAACCGACAATTGTTACAGCTTGTTGTGCCGTGCATAACTTCATTCGAATGGCTGCGGATGATGATCATTTATTTACCCATTGGGAGAATGAAGATGTGCGTACGGATGATTATGAAAGTGTTGGTGGGTCCAGTTCGAGGCATGGAAGAAACCTTCAGAACCTATCAGATTCAGCCGGGCATGAGATGGCCGTCTTGAGGGAAAGCATTGCACAACTTATGTGGCAGCATCGAAATGATTAG
- the LOC133866274 gene encoding uncharacterized protein LOC133866274, whose product MDLDNILDTDSDSSDEETEMREMLDLIVIVMNYRPREPQRTSILTGAAYINEQLEGNPANCHDMFRMYKGAFRSLCARLRELNYAEDTKLVTVEEAVGITLFILGHGVGMRVAADRFQHSLETVQRKFRQTIRAFSKLGKHIIRPTQTIGVHPFVSNSSKYYPWFKHAIGAIDGTHIKAHAPTSKM is encoded by the exons ATGGATTTAGATAACATTTTGGATACCGATAGTGATTCCTCTGATGAGGAGACCGAAATGCGTGAAATGCTTGATCTGATAGTGATTGTTATGAACTATAGGCCTAGGGAGCCTCAGCGCACATCCATATTAACTGGAGCAGCCTATATCAATGAACAACTGGAAGGCAACCCTGCAAACTGTCATGACATGTTTCGAATGTATAAGGGTGCATTTAGAAGCTTGTGTGCCCGTTTAAGGGAATTGAACTACGCTGAAGATACTAAATTAGTCACTGTTGAAGAGGCCGTTGGTATCACACTGTTTATACTTGGTCATGGTGTGGGAATGAGAGTTGCAGCTGATCGTTTCCAGCACTCCTTGGAGACAGTTCAACGTAAATTTAGGCAGACTATTCGAGCCTTTAGCAAACTAGGAAAACATATCATACGACCGACACAGACTATTGGAGTGCATCCATTTGTTAGTAACTCAAGTAAATATTACCCGTGGTTCAAG CATGCTATCGGTGCGATCGATGGGACACACATCAAAGCGCATGCTCCTACATCGAA AATGTAA